Proteins from a single region of Paenibacillus sp. BIHB 4019:
- a CDS encoding ABC transporter ATP-binding protein, with amino-acid sequence MKLSETLIVIKQLNASFQTREGLVQAVDGASLELKRGRIFGLIGETGSGKSVLGLSLVRLLPAQASVSGSILYKGMDLLKLSPKEMRQIRGREIALIPQNPASSLNPVMTLGSQLREAIRAYAGRAGNKQLNAQAAGLLHAMHMPDAEQQLRRYPFQLSGGMKQRVLAAMGLAGSPSLLIADEPTKGLDALIRVQVTDMLANITRRTGAALLLITHDLDAARALCDEVGVMYAGQIIEQGPAKELFAQPMHPYTRGLIASMPSRGMIPIAGTAPSLTDKLAGCKFYERCSFAMPRCKAERPGLYKAAHTNITNKAVDQVGGNAEGQHAAAPHTTALHAAVPQAVSQHKARCFLYA; translated from the coding sequence ATGAAATTGAGCGAAACGCTTATCGTAATCAAGCAGCTTAATGCATCCTTTCAGACAAGGGAAGGGCTGGTTCAGGCAGTAGATGGGGCCTCGCTTGAGCTGAAGCGTGGCCGCATTTTTGGACTGATTGGCGAGACCGGAAGCGGCAAGTCGGTGCTAGGCCTGTCGCTGGTGAGGCTGCTTCCCGCACAGGCTTCCGTCAGTGGAAGCATTCTGTATAAAGGCATGGATTTGCTAAAGCTGAGCCCAAAAGAAATGAGGCAAATACGGGGGAGGGAAATCGCCCTCATCCCGCAAAATCCGGCAAGCTCGCTCAATCCGGTGATGACGCTCGGCAGTCAGCTGCGCGAGGCGATTCGCGCTTATGCAGGCAGAGCGGGGAACAAGCAGCTTAACGCACAGGCTGCTGGTCTATTGCATGCCATGCATATGCCGGATGCCGAGCAGCAGCTGCGGCGTTATCCCTTTCAGCTGAGCGGTGGAATGAAACAGCGAGTGCTGGCGGCAATGGGGCTTGCCGGGAGCCCGTCTTTGCTTATTGCCGATGAGCCGACGAAAGGGCTTGATGCTTTAATCCGTGTCCAGGTGACGGACATGCTGGCCAATATAACGAGGCGCACAGGTGCGGCGCTGCTGCTCATTACGCATGATCTGGATGCAGCGCGGGCGCTTTGCGATGAAGTGGGCGTCATGTATGCTGGTCAAATCATTGAGCAGGGACCAGCGAAGGAGCTGTTTGCACAGCCGATGCATCCCTATACGCGCGGCTTAATCGCATCCATGCCGAGCAGAGGAATGATACCGATAGCTGGAACAGCGCCAAGCTTGACGGATAAGCTTGCTGGCTGCAAGTTTTATGAGCGCTGCAGTTTTGCGATGCCGCGCTGCAAAGCCGAGCGGCCTGGCTTATACAAGGCAGCTCACACCAACATAACGAATAAGGCAGTTGACCAAGTAGGCGGCAATGCTGAGGGCCAGCATGCGGCAGCCCCGCATACAACCGCCCTGCATGCAGCCGTCCCGCAAGCAGTCTCCCAGCACAAAGCGAGGTGCTTCCTGTATGCTTGA